From one Mycobacterium colombiense CECT 3035 genomic stretch:
- the ruvX gene encoding Holliday junction resolvase RuvX has translation MALTQHRSPDRPGDPHQDPGRGRRLGIDVGSVRIGVACSDPDAILATPVETVRRDRGGKHLRRLAALAAEYEAVEVVVGLPRTLADRTGPSAIDAIEVADALAEVLARRVPPVPVRLADERLTTVAAQRSLRAAGVRAKEQRAVIDQAAAVAILQSWLDQRRAAVAGELSDG, from the coding sequence GTGGCCTTGACACAGCACCGCTCGCCTGACCGGCCCGGCGATCCCCACCAGGACCCCGGGCGGGGACGACGGCTCGGCATCGACGTGGGCAGCGTCCGCATCGGCGTGGCCTGCAGCGACCCCGACGCGATCCTGGCCACCCCGGTCGAGACCGTGCGCCGCGACCGCGGCGGCAAACACCTGCGGCGGCTGGCCGCGCTGGCCGCCGAATACGAGGCCGTCGAGGTCGTCGTCGGGCTGCCGCGCACGCTGGCCGATCGCACCGGCCCGTCGGCGATCGACGCGATCGAGGTGGCCGACGCGCTGGCGGAAGTGCTGGCCCGCCGAGTGCCGCCCGTTCCGGTGCGGCTGGCCGACGAGCGACTGACCACGGTGGCCGCGCAGCGTTCGCTGCGCGCGGCGGGTGTGCGGGCCAAGGAACAGCGTGCGGTGATCGATCAGGCGGCGGCGGTGGCCATCCTGCAGAGTTGGCTGGATCAGCGTCGCGCGGCGGTGGCGGGGGAGCTCAGCGATGGTTGA